One region of Pirellulales bacterium genomic DNA includes:
- a CDS encoding DUF1559 domain-containing protein, which yields MSDSRIHIRLFISARKSARQIIAMHCSPQKASDWRFTGFTLVELLVVIAIIGIMIALLLPAVQSARESARRTKCANNLKQIGLAIQNYSSAKRTLPPAGWKNIAGGAPVTGPPQGLSIHALILPFLEETAAYTQLPTFNVYFNNPTLERMRISTYLCPTGFLEYVPVSGINRYVQHYNPVLGAKGANLWGGADFLVNDPYGYGGYADTGAHIMDKPFKVAKITDGTSKTFALGEMSWDTGLNSYWVRSTSSGPGVSDNSGSYCCRNLYYPLNSVSLYNGAKVNDFSFGSMHPGGGSHFLLVDGSTHFLRDTIALKILQALATRSEGENGAIE from the coding sequence ATGAGTGATTCGCGTATCCATATTCGACTATTTATCAGCGCAAGAAAGAGTGCTCGTCAGATCATTGCAATGCATTGCTCGCCGCAAAAAGCAAGCGATTGGCGATTCACCGGCTTCACCTTGGTGGAGTTATTGGTAGTCATTGCCATCATCGGAATTATGATTGCGCTATTGCTGCCGGCGGTCCAATCGGCACGCGAATCAGCGCGACGGACAAAGTGCGCCAACAACCTCAAGCAAATCGGTTTGGCGATTCAAAACTATTCGAGTGCAAAGCGCACATTGCCTCCCGCCGGATGGAAGAATATCGCCGGAGGCGCCCCTGTGACAGGTCCGCCGCAGGGCTTGTCGATCCATGCTCTAATTCTACCCTTTCTCGAGGAAACGGCTGCGTATACCCAACTACCGACTTTCAACGTCTATTTCAATAATCCCACGCTCGAACGAATGAGGATCTCTACCTACCTGTGTCCAACGGGCTTCTTGGAGTATGTGCCCGTCTCAGGCATCAATCGATACGTGCAACACTATAACCCAGTGTTGGGCGCTAAAGGAGCGAATTTGTGGGGCGGCGCAGACTTTCTTGTGAACGATCCTTATGGATATGGAGGCTACGCCGACACGGGAGCACATATTATGGACAAGCCCTTCAAAGTAGCAAAGATTACCGATGGGACGAGCAAGACATTTGCTTTAGGAGAAATGTCCTGGGACACCGGATTGAACTCCTATTGGGTGCGCAGCACGAGCAGTGGACCGGGCGTCAGCGACAATTCAGGTTCTTATTGCTGCCGCAATTTGTACTACCCGTTGAATTCAGTCAGTCTCTACAATGGGGCCAAAGTCAACGACTTTAGTTTCGGAAGCATGCATCCTGGCGGAGGCTCTCATTTCTTGCTGGTGGATGGCTCGACGCATTTCCTTCGCGACACCATTGCATTAAAAATCCTCCAAGCGCTGGCAACGCGCAGCGAAGGGGAAAACGGGGCGATCGAATAG
- a CDS encoding HD domain-containing protein, translating to MPRRFVSDLGSQENVSQIFLASQKQLRPNRNGNLYLQVDLADRTGSICARMWNASETDYRSFEDGDLIHVEGATQVYQGGLQLIATSVCKAQAEEVDMADFMALSPADIDQLARRLAELLRSMRDGHLRNLAECFLSDDEFMNCLAKSPAGVKNHHAYPGGLLEHVVNLMEVADRIVDRYPAIDRDLLLMGVLLHDMGKIQELSSDRGFAYTDSGQLLGHVILAISMLDDKVRQAEELSGEPFPADTVLRLKHMIVSHHGEYQFGAPKLPMTLEAVALHHLDNLDAKIHNFQQLMRDDANLDSPWTQYHQSLGRKLYKGNVKEPGGGR from the coding sequence ATGCCCCGCCGATTTGTCAGCGACCTTGGTTCGCAGGAGAACGTTTCTCAGATTTTCTTGGCATCGCAAAAACAGTTGCGCCCCAACCGCAACGGCAACTTGTATTTGCAAGTCGATTTGGCCGACCGCACTGGTTCGATCTGTGCCCGGATGTGGAACGCCAGCGAGACCGATTACCGGTCGTTTGAAGACGGCGATTTGATCCATGTTGAAGGGGCGACGCAGGTCTATCAGGGTGGCCTGCAACTGATCGCGACCAGCGTTTGCAAGGCACAGGCCGAAGAAGTCGACATGGCCGATTTCATGGCCCTGTCGCCGGCCGACATCGACCAGCTTGCCCGCCGGCTAGCGGAATTGCTGCGATCAATGCGCGACGGACATTTGCGCAACCTGGCCGAATGCTTTTTGAGCGACGACGAATTCATGAATTGTCTAGCCAAATCGCCCGCGGGAGTGAAAAACCATCATGCCTATCCCGGTGGATTGCTTGAACATGTGGTGAACCTGATGGAAGTCGCCGACCGCATCGTCGATCGCTACCCGGCCATTGACCGCGATTTGCTGCTAATGGGCGTGCTGCTGCACGACATGGGGAAGATTCAGGAACTTTCGTCCGACCGCGGCTTCGCCTACACCGACAGCGGGCAGTTGCTGGGGCACGTGATCCTGGCGATATCGATGCTCGACGACAAAGTGCGCCAGGCCGAGGAACTTTCGGGCGAACCTTTTCCGGCAGATACGGTCCTCAGGCTAAAACATATGATTGTCAGCCATCATGGCGAATACCAGTTCGGCGCTCCCAAATTGCCGATGACGCTGGAAGCCGTCGCGCTGCATCACCTGGATAATTTGGACGCCAAGATCCACAATTTCCAGCAACTGATGCGTGACGACGCAAATCTCGACAGCCCTTGGACGCAATACCATCAATCGTTGGGGCGGAAATTGTACAAAGGAAATGTCAAAGAGCCTGGCGGAGGTCGGTAG
- a CDS encoding dockerin type I repeat-containing protein, producing the protein MKTVLIRNAIGMIAVFATTAFSYAVPVAQLSPTDPGLNIEFPFVGPDAFGNTNPLLPTQWGGYITGAAVTISDDGRLVDSGDNAYVRYNTTMQGVNPAPNQYTKTAMDITKDWVLSMEWESDMQETLGTVFEASAILQDVARFRVTSPGAYELQGGDGGGPYASIKTFPAGYLQPNTVYTLTLHYKASNQLMDFYINNTLEAVDFPAPGTEPDHAVDFLQLGGGALTAVPGLNYFDNIQIGLLGTAAHPGDFNGDGNVDGADFVAWQTHFPTASGASLADGDANGDGAVDGADFVIWQTSFPYPESSPGVSPVPEPNAIALAVLSAFGLLFVQHRRASAN; encoded by the coding sequence ATGAAAACAGTTTTGATTCGCAATGCCATCGGCATGATTGCCGTATTCGCAACCACTGCTTTCAGCTATGCAGTGCCTGTCGCGCAGCTAAGCCCGACTGATCCAGGTTTGAACATCGAATTCCCCTTTGTTGGACCAGACGCCTTCGGCAATACCAACCCTCTATTGCCCACACAATGGGGCGGATATATCACCGGTGCCGCGGTTACTATTTCTGACGATGGGCGGCTTGTTGATTCCGGGGACAATGCCTATGTGCGTTATAACACTACAATGCAAGGAGTGAATCCCGCTCCCAACCAATACACAAAGACGGCAATGGACATCACCAAGGATTGGGTCTTGTCTATGGAATGGGAATCGGACATGCAGGAGACGCTCGGCACTGTCTTTGAAGCGAGCGCAATCTTGCAAGATGTCGCACGATTCAGGGTCACAAGTCCCGGCGCATATGAATTGCAGGGTGGCGACGGTGGCGGACCCTATGCTTCGATCAAGACCTTCCCGGCAGGTTATTTGCAGCCGAATACTGTTTATACGCTGACGTTACATTACAAAGCCTCAAACCAGTTGATGGACTTTTATATCAACAACACTTTGGAAGCCGTGGATTTTCCCGCTCCAGGCACCGAGCCAGACCACGCGGTTGATTTCCTGCAGCTTGGTGGAGGCGCCCTGACGGCGGTTCCAGGCCTGAATTACTTCGACAACATTCAGATTGGCCTGCTTGGAACTGCTGCACATCCCGGCGATTTCAACGGTGATGGCAACGTTGACGGCGCCGATTTCGTCGCCTGGCAGACGCATTTTCCCACGGCCAGCGGCGCGTCACTGGCCGACGGCGACGCGAACGGCGACGGCGCGGTCGATGGCGCAGACTTCGTGATCTGGCAAACGAGCTTTCCGTATCCAGAGTCGAGCCCCGGCGTATCGCCCGTGCCCGAGCCGAATGCTATCGCGCTGGCTGTGCTCAGTGCGTTTGGTTTGCTGTTCGTCCAGCATCGGCGCGCGTCGGCGAATTGA
- a CDS encoding branched-chain amino acid ABC transporter permease gives MKPSWTKFLPRWEVLAFLAIALFPAFCALVRSVFPVQSTWGNLFGSKLTDLLIYAILALGLNVAVGYTGLLQLGIAAFFGIGVYITGILTVNSYPFQVGFFVSLLSATLGAALFGLILGAPTLRLRGDYLAIVTLGFGEVVKVTLRNLEEITKGTKGLNPIPPPHLPDWLAVVAGWFGFSNKWDLDYRLFFYLSLFILAIVVLLLKNLEHSKLGRSWVAIREDELAASCMGVNVPRAKLAAFAVSAGLAGLAGCLYATKLTNTADPNAYDFNRSIIMLCCIILGGLASIRGTLLGVFLLLGFEYIVSPQIDSWIQDSGILDSAVQWAKSVSPDSNQLANAFARLLTFSNWKFMIFGLALVLMMRFRPEGLLPSSRIQQELRH, from the coding sequence ATGAAGCCAAGCTGGACCAAGTTTTTGCCGCGGTGGGAAGTGCTGGCGTTCTTGGCCATCGCACTTTTCCCGGCGTTTTGCGCATTGGTACGAAGTGTTTTTCCCGTCCAGTCGACGTGGGGCAATCTATTTGGCAGCAAGCTGACCGACTTGCTCATTTACGCCATTCTTGCGCTCGGTCTGAACGTGGCAGTTGGCTATACAGGACTATTGCAATTGGGGATTGCCGCGTTTTTTGGCATCGGCGTCTACATCACCGGTATTCTCACCGTCAATTCCTATCCGTTTCAGGTCGGCTTTTTCGTTTCGCTATTGTCGGCCACGCTTGGCGCCGCGCTGTTCGGATTGATCCTTGGTGCTCCCACTTTACGTCTGCGTGGCGATTATCTGGCCATCGTCACGCTGGGCTTTGGCGAAGTAGTCAAGGTGACGCTGCGCAATCTGGAAGAAATCACCAAAGGAACCAAAGGCTTGAATCCGATTCCACCGCCCCATTTGCCTGATTGGCTGGCTGTCGTCGCAGGTTGGTTCGGCTTTAGCAACAAGTGGGATCTCGATTACCGGTTGTTCTTCTACCTGTCGCTGTTCATCTTGGCAATCGTCGTCTTGCTCTTGAAAAACTTGGAACACTCGAAGCTGGGCCGATCGTGGGTTGCCATTCGAGAGGACGAACTGGCCGCCAGTTGCATGGGCGTCAATGTGCCCCGAGCAAAATTGGCAGCTTTTGCCGTCAGTGCTGGACTAGCTGGCTTGGCCGGCTGCTTGTACGCCACCAAACTGACGAATACCGCCGATCCGAACGCCTACGACTTCAATCGTTCGATCATCATGCTTTGCTGCATTATTCTGGGTGGTTTGGCGAGCATCCGCGGCACACTGCTGGGCGTATTTCTGCTGCTCGGGTTCGAATACATTGTGTCGCCGCAGATCGACTCGTGGATTCAGGACTCTGGCATCCTCGATAGCGCCGTCCAGTGGGCAAAATCGGTTTCGCCCGATAGCAATCAGCTAGCGAATGCGTTTGCCCGGCTGCTGACTTTTAGTAATTGGAAATTCATGATCTTCGGGTTGGCGTTAGTGCTGATGATGCGATTCCGCCCGGAGGGCCTATTGCCATCGTCTCGAATTCAACAGGAATTGCGGCATTAG
- a CDS encoding GntR family transcriptional regulator codes for MSVSTEIFRNTRQPKHRQVREFVLEQMAVGRLKVGDSLPAEGVLAESLGVGRNTVRHALGDLARQGFIERVQGRGVFVTREVQLQREASMGVFGLILPDVRGSLYPSLIKGFGEVAGTSRHSIAICETCNELGRQGDAILQMIDRRVAGIAMVPTTDGVPIHQLRQLEEHGIPTVLCHRGVEDVAATVITWPWEEVARVAAREIVKRGHRHAAFVAYKRYRYTEMYETTFRQSLAEHGLALPVDRVVYHEDFIRPSGDDQARRALTAMLQSPNPPTAIFANDIDVGERVYLETMHLGMRVPEDLSIVAFGGKWREGSIREQLASVAIDEVELGRRAAKVLGRLQANRSSWSQEQKMVMPLEFIEGRSLAQLGVSISHVH; via the coding sequence ATGTCCGTTAGTACTGAGATTTTTCGAAATACACGGCAGCCCAAGCATCGCCAAGTGAGGGAATTTGTCCTGGAGCAGATGGCGGTAGGAAGGCTCAAGGTCGGCGACTCTTTGCCGGCTGAGGGAGTGCTTGCAGAGTCTCTTGGGGTTGGCCGCAATACGGTTCGGCACGCCCTCGGAGATTTGGCTCGTCAAGGATTCATCGAACGCGTACAGGGGCGTGGCGTGTTTGTGACGCGGGAAGTCCAGCTCCAACGAGAAGCGTCCATGGGTGTTTTTGGCCTAATTTTGCCAGATGTGCGAGGAAGTTTGTATCCATCGTTGATCAAGGGGTTCGGAGAGGTTGCCGGTACATCAAGGCATTCCATTGCAATCTGCGAAACCTGCAACGAGCTCGGACGGCAGGGAGATGCTATTTTGCAAATGATCGATCGCCGGGTCGCGGGAATTGCGATGGTGCCTACTACGGATGGCGTACCGATTCATCAGCTTCGCCAGTTGGAGGAACATGGCATCCCCACCGTCCTTTGCCACCGCGGAGTGGAAGACGTTGCGGCGACCGTCATCACTTGGCCATGGGAGGAAGTCGCTCGCGTTGCCGCAAGGGAAATTGTGAAACGTGGTCATCGGCATGCAGCGTTTGTCGCGTACAAGCGGTATCGTTACACCGAAATGTACGAAACCACATTTCGGCAATCGCTGGCGGAGCATGGCCTCGCCTTGCCGGTAGATCGGGTTGTCTATCACGAGGATTTCATTCGACCTAGCGGCGACGATCAGGCCCGTCGCGCATTGACGGCCATGCTGCAATCGCCCAACCCTCCGACGGCAATATTTGCTAACGACATCGATGTCGGAGAACGCGTTTACCTCGAAACGATGCATTTGGGAATGCGAGTGCCCGAAGACTTGTCGATTGTGGCCTTTGGGGGGAAGTGGAGAGAAGGGTCGATCCGCGAGCAGTTGGCGTCGGTCGCCATCGACGAGGTGGAGTTGGGGCGGCGCGCCGCGAAGGTGCTCGGACGATTGCAAGCCAATCGTTCATCCTGGAGCCAGGAGCAAAAGATGGTCATGCCATTGGAATTTATCGAAGGTCGGTCACTGGCGCAGCTTGGTGTAAGTATTTCCCACGTACATTAG
- a CDS encoding branched-chain amino acid ABC transporter permease, which yields MLPLLAVADTAPDWFTFFLQQCINGLTYGALIALIALGYTMVYGIIGLINFAHGDLFMLGTFLALTLISAFGLDTPDASSGAIAVGLLAIFPIAAVFCGALNLAVDRIVYKPLRRAPKLAPLVSAIGVSFIFQNIGLLWKGPADLSVPSLVPRTDFFSDPTLEFTVKDLFLTLTVLPIMFGLTLLVKYTRLGKSMRAVSQNPTAAQLMGIHVERVIGNTFAMGGALAGFASVIYALYINTVGFQIGYINGLYAFTAAVLGGIGNIPGAVLGGLVIGLVRSLGAAYVGARWATAIIFGILIVILIFRPSGLLGERTREKV from the coding sequence ATGCTTCCTCTGCTGGCTGTCGCCGACACTGCTCCAGACTGGTTTACATTTTTCTTGCAGCAGTGCATCAATGGCCTGACGTATGGCGCGCTGATCGCGCTCATTGCTCTGGGCTACACGATGGTGTATGGCATCATCGGGTTGATCAATTTCGCCCACGGCGATCTGTTCATGCTGGGCACGTTTCTCGCACTGACGCTCATTAGCGCCTTTGGTCTGGATACTCCGGATGCGTCGAGCGGGGCCATTGCCGTCGGGCTGCTGGCAATATTTCCGATCGCCGCCGTTTTTTGCGGAGCGTTGAATCTGGCCGTCGATCGCATTGTGTATAAACCGCTGCGCCGCGCCCCAAAGCTGGCGCCACTCGTTTCAGCCATCGGTGTATCGTTCATTTTCCAAAACATCGGCCTGTTGTGGAAAGGTCCGGCCGACTTAAGCGTGCCGAGCCTAGTACCGCGAACCGATTTTTTCAGCGATCCCACACTGGAATTCACAGTGAAGGACCTGTTTTTGACTCTCACCGTTTTGCCAATCATGTTCGGCCTGACGTTGCTGGTGAAGTATACGCGGCTCGGCAAATCAATGCGTGCCGTTTCGCAAAACCCCACGGCCGCGCAATTGATGGGCATCCACGTCGAGCGAGTGATTGGCAATACATTTGCAATGGGAGGCGCGCTGGCCGGTTTCGCATCCGTGATCTACGCCCTGTATATCAATACGGTTGGATTTCAGATCGGCTATATCAACGGCCTGTATGCCTTTACCGCGGCAGTGCTAGGCGGCATCGGCAATATTCCCGGCGCGGTGCTGGGTGGCCTGGTGATTGGCCTGGTCCGCTCGCTGGGCGCGGCCTACGTTGGCGCTCGTTGGGCGACGGCGATCATCTTTGGAATTCTGATTGTGATTCTCATATTCCGGCCCTCCGGCCTGCTCGGTGAACGCACGCGGGAAAAGGTATGA
- the rnr gene encoding ribonuclease R has product MNFSELEQIALDFVGQPTYKPIKPRMIAKRLGLDEDSSRQLKRVIKSLVKRGLLGYGEKHFVVPVNKPAKTLTAKPKSDKLHGAAEGREEPSRRAKPSRAELDDGRVTGIFRRMAAGYGFVRPVGVATKGDRSGDIFVAANHSMDAATGDTVLVALSKKRDIRRPNPEGDIVEILERETHQFVGTYFEAAGNGYVQVDGTLFSKPVYVGDPGAKSAQPDDKVVFEMVRFPSHVHDGEGVITEVLGSKGAPGVDTLSVIREYNLPGPFAEDALDDARKQAEKFDESTGGRLDLTGETVITIDPVDARDFDDAISLDRLENGHWRLGVHIADVSHFVRSKTPLDREAFQRATSVYLPDRVIPMLPEIVSNNLASLQPEKVRYTKTAFIEFTSEGIRTAVDLQNTAIRSKRRFTYEEVDEFLKDREAWRSKLKPEVHGLLARMHELAMVLRRRRFDRGSLELTMKEVKVDLDKHGRVEGAHVVENTESHQIIEEFMLAANMAVAETLHQHDMLFLRRIHADPDSRKLKALTEFIAELGFQTGSLESRFELQKLLGSIHGRAEEHAVNYAVLRSLQRAVYSPEEQGHYALASDCYCHFTSPIRRYPDLHIHRLIDLLLAKRKPANHMGELVALGEHCSEREQRAEAAERELAKLKLLIYMSSRVGEQLDAVVTGVEEFGLFVQGVNLPAEGLVHVATLADDYYRFDRRSHRLEGHRSGNSYRLGDMVRVEVARVDIDRRELDFRIVQKKGRAAPPPRLSRGKAKNLRAIKADARKQKHEKHGRREGMRKKRRP; this is encoded by the coding sequence ATGAATTTCTCTGAACTCGAACAGATTGCGCTCGATTTTGTCGGCCAGCCGACTTACAAACCGATCAAACCGCGGATGATTGCCAAGCGGCTAGGGCTGGATGAAGACTCCAGCCGCCAGCTCAAGCGGGTAATCAAGTCGCTCGTCAAACGTGGCCTTTTGGGTTACGGCGAAAAACACTTTGTCGTGCCGGTCAACAAACCCGCCAAGACTCTTACCGCAAAGCCTAAGTCCGACAAGCTACACGGGGCAGCGGAAGGCCGCGAAGAACCGTCGCGTCGCGCCAAACCATCGCGGGCCGAACTTGACGACGGCCGAGTTACGGGCATCTTCCGGCGCATGGCCGCTGGTTACGGCTTCGTGCGCCCTGTCGGCGTTGCCACCAAAGGAGATCGTAGTGGCGATATTTTTGTCGCGGCAAATCATTCGATGGACGCTGCCACTGGAGATACTGTGCTGGTGGCGCTTTCGAAGAAGCGCGACATTCGCCGGCCGAATCCCGAAGGTGACATTGTCGAAATCTTGGAGCGCGAGACGCATCAATTCGTCGGCACCTATTTCGAAGCCGCAGGCAACGGCTATGTGCAAGTCGACGGTACGCTGTTCTCGAAGCCAGTGTATGTAGGCGACCCCGGCGCGAAAAGCGCTCAACCCGACGACAAGGTCGTCTTCGAAATGGTCCGCTTCCCGTCGCACGTTCACGACGGCGAAGGAGTGATCACCGAAGTGCTGGGCAGTAAAGGAGCGCCAGGTGTCGATACGCTCTCGGTCATCCGCGAATACAACCTGCCAGGTCCGTTCGCCGAAGATGCGCTGGACGACGCTCGCAAACAGGCCGAAAAGTTCGACGAATCGACCGGCGGCCGACTCGATCTCACCGGTGAAACCGTCATCACGATCGACCCGGTTGATGCCCGCGATTTCGACGACGCCATTTCACTGGATCGGCTCGAAAATGGCCACTGGCGGCTCGGCGTTCATATAGCGGATGTCTCACATTTTGTTCGCAGCAAGACGCCGCTCGATCGTGAGGCATTTCAACGAGCGACAAGCGTGTATTTGCCCGATCGCGTCATTCCCATGCTGCCGGAGATCGTTTCAAACAATCTCGCCAGCCTGCAGCCAGAAAAAGTTCGCTACACCAAAACGGCGTTCATCGAATTCACGTCTGAAGGCATCCGCACCGCGGTCGATTTGCAAAACACCGCGATTCGCAGTAAGCGGCGGTTCACGTACGAAGAAGTCGATGAATTCCTCAAAGACCGTGAAGCGTGGCGCAGTAAGCTTAAGCCTGAAGTTCATGGCCTGCTCGCCCGCATGCACGAATTGGCGATGGTTTTGCGCCGCCGCCGATTCGACCGTGGGTCGCTGGAACTGACCATGAAAGAAGTGAAGGTCGATCTCGACAAGCATGGCCGCGTCGAAGGAGCGCATGTCGTCGAAAACACCGAGAGCCATCAGATCATCGAAGAATTCATGCTGGCAGCGAATATGGCCGTGGCCGAGACGCTGCACCAGCACGACATGCTATTTCTGCGGCGGATCCACGCCGACCCCGACTCGCGTAAATTGAAAGCCCTTACCGAGTTCATCGCCGAACTCGGTTTCCAAACCGGCAGCCTCGAAAGCCGCTTCGAGCTGCAAAAGCTGCTCGGCTCGATCCACGGCCGCGCCGAAGAGCACGCCGTCAACTATGCTGTACTCCGCAGCTTGCAGCGGGCCGTTTATAGCCCTGAAGAACAAGGCCATTACGCATTGGCGAGCGATTGCTATTGCCACTTCACTTCGCCCATTCGCCGCTATCCAGACTTGCACATTCATCGCCTCATCGATCTGTTGCTTGCAAAACGAAAGCCCGCCAACCACATGGGCGAACTCGTGGCGCTGGGCGAACATTGCTCCGAGCGCGAGCAGCGAGCCGAAGCCGCCGAGCGCGAGCTGGCGAAGCTCAAGCTCCTGATCTACATGAGCAGCCGCGTCGGCGAGCAGCTCGACGCGGTCGTCACTGGTGTCGAAGAGTTTGGTCTGTTCGTGCAAGGCGTCAATCTGCCGGCCGAGGGACTCGTCCACGTAGCGACGTTGGCCGACGACTACTACCGTTTCGACCGCCGTAGCCACAGGCTCGAAGGGCACCGCTCGGGCAACTCCTATCGCCTGGGCGACATGGTCCGCGTCGAAGTCGCTCGAGTCGATATTGACCGCCGCGAACTCGACTTCCGCATCGTGCAAAAGAAAGGCCGCGCGGCTCCTCCGCCAAGACTCAGCCGCGGCAAGGCAAAAAACCTGCGGGCAATCAAAGCGGATGCTCGCAAGCAGAAGCACGAGAAACATGGGCGGCGGGAAGGAATGCGAAAGAAGCGACGGCCCTAA
- a CDS encoding DUF1559 domain-containing protein, translating to MKRQLQRTWNRSGFTGFTLVELLVVIAIIGVLIALLLPAVQAAREAARRSQCANHLKQIGLGILNYDSANKSFPVGGITEGHCCGTRSKTSWAILILPFIEETALFASYYPKLYNEDKLNQPAVQTVVPTYVCPLDQWSVFIDKPDSGPAFALNLEYRHSSYRGCSGYSDGTAWWDAQSGDQLFNDFPLKSSWRGALYTIGAINIRKPAKVKDMIDGTSKSLLVGEALNLTRHGRSTFWGYSYASYNKSTVVKESRTLLADFDRCTQIGGVAANNPCKRGWGSLHSGGVILFTFCDGSVRMLNDTIDLGVLAEAATIAGGEVPRL from the coding sequence ATGAAACGTCAATTGCAGCGAACATGGAATCGATCTGGATTCACAGGGTTCACGCTTGTGGAATTGCTCGTCGTCATCGCCATCATTGGTGTGCTCATCGCGTTGCTCCTCCCTGCAGTGCAAGCTGCGCGAGAAGCGGCACGACGCTCGCAATGTGCAAATCACCTCAAACAAATCGGATTGGGAATTTTGAATTACGATAGCGCCAACAAGTCGTTTCCAGTTGGTGGCATAACGGAAGGACATTGCTGCGGCACGCGCAGCAAGACGAGTTGGGCGATATTGATCCTGCCGTTTATCGAAGAGACCGCACTGTTTGCCAGCTATTATCCCAAGCTCTATAACGAGGACAAGCTAAATCAACCCGCCGTGCAGACGGTGGTACCAACCTATGTGTGCCCCCTCGACCAGTGGTCGGTCTTTATCGACAAGCCCGACAGCGGGCCGGCGTTCGCCCTGAATCTCGAATACCGCCATTCGTCTTATCGCGGGTGCAGCGGCTACTCCGACGGCACAGCATGGTGGGATGCCCAATCTGGCGATCAGTTGTTTAACGACTTCCCATTAAAAAGCAGTTGGCGAGGAGCGCTCTACACGATCGGCGCAATTAACATTCGCAAACCCGCCAAAGTGAAAGACATGATCGACGGCACCAGTAAGAGCCTGCTCGTGGGGGAGGCATTGAATCTAACGCGGCATGGCCGTAGCACGTTTTGGGGCTATTCCTATGCATCCTACAATAAGTCGACCGTCGTCAAAGAATCACGGACCTTGTTGGCCGACTTCGACCGCTGCACACAAATCGGCGGTGTCGCGGCGAATAATCCTTGTAAACGTGGCTGGGGCAGCTTGCATAGCGGCGGAGTCATTCTATTTACGTTCTGCGACGGCTCGGTTCGGATGCTCAACGACACCATTGACTTGGGGGTGCTGGCGGAAGCGGCTACGATTGCCGGTGGAGAAGTGCCAAGATTATGA